A window from Chitinophaga filiformis encodes these proteins:
- a CDS encoding FecR family protein, translated as MDQNSIRQLISDKVTGIISEADDQILEQLVRDNPEVKQELLQAQREFVAFINDPHYKEGSAEANWEIINSAIKRRKARRRLIGYSAAAAIGIGIVILTKMFLPEKSRDTVVFAQNVSSHSLQIQFATGEIIDLYAQPADVIMGGLRLKIDTNAKVIAVKYAGTGGKGSNILRVPIGMNYQIILSDSSKIHLNSVSELTFPLQFSGKYREISLTGEAYMEIAPGMTPFVVNTPSGTVRVLGTAFNINTYTTGITKVSLVKGKVACIIDDQEVKLQPGKAAIMHNHAIKVEKLNEWELAWLTGRYKFDQVSPMELARLFYRLYGVEIVIDNKKKAENKHYTGTILRNETLETSMDLVRAYGIHVYYKEGKYHWY; from the coding sequence ATGGATCAAAATAGCATAAGGCAACTTATCTCTGACAAAGTAACGGGAATAATTAGTGAGGCAGATGACCAAATTCTTGAGCAACTTGTAAGAGACAACCCCGAAGTCAAACAAGAACTCCTTCAGGCGCAAAGAGAATTTGTAGCATTCATCAATGATCCTCACTATAAAGAGGGGAGTGCTGAAGCTAACTGGGAAATAATTAATAGTGCGATAAAAAGAAGGAAAGCAAGACGCAGGCTTATTGGGTATTCCGCCGCCGCGGCCATAGGTATAGGCATAGTTATCCTGACTAAAATGTTCCTGCCGGAAAAGAGCAGGGATACGGTAGTCTTTGCCCAAAATGTATCCTCTCATTCGCTGCAAATACAATTTGCAACAGGTGAAATTATTGACCTGTATGCACAGCCTGCCGATGTAATAATGGGTGGCTTACGCTTAAAAATTGACACGAACGCTAAAGTGATTGCCGTTAAGTATGCCGGAACCGGGGGCAAGGGTTCCAATATTTTAAGGGTTCCGATAGGCATGAATTACCAGATTATTCTATCTGACAGCTCAAAGATTCATTTGAATAGTGTCTCTGAGCTGACATTCCCACTGCAGTTTTCTGGTAAATACCGCGAAATTTCCCTTACCGGAGAAGCATATATGGAGATAGCACCTGGTATGACACCATTTGTGGTCAACACGCCTTCTGGAACGGTTCGGGTACTGGGAACTGCTTTTAACATCAACACATATACTACCGGTATAACAAAGGTCTCTTTGGTCAAGGGTAAAGTAGCCTGTATAATTGATGACCAGGAGGTGAAACTGCAACCAGGAAAAGCCGCTATTATGCACAATCATGCTATCAAGGTTGAAAAACTTAATGAATGGGAGCTTGCCTGGCTAACGGGACGATATAAGTTCGATCAGGTATCACCCATGGAGCTTGCGCGCCTGTTTTACCGCCTATATGGTGTTGAAATTGTTATAGACAATAAAAAGAAAGCTGAAAACAAGCATTATACCGGAACCATCCTAAGAAATGAAACCTTAGAAACCTCTATGGACCTTGTAAGAGCATACGGAATCCATGTATATTATAAGGAAGGTAAATACCATTGGTATTAA
- a CDS encoding RNA polymerase sigma factor, whose translation MKQFRNPSSYQNLTQPQLSEYIKLGDELAFAEAIRRYHKTFLFTAYQMLKDLEWAQDVVQDFYVDFWDKKRYLHVKGDFKGYTYMSIRNNCLLLLKRKKNDPVSYRVDEEFLNIAETPIEGASTSRKIDIPKLWKALTDQQRKVVELFILKDLKRKEAADIMGVSDNTAKTHLSNAMKILREQLGVTNTTLFLAIILNLFY comes from the coding sequence ATGAAACAATTCCGCAACCCCTCATCGTACCAAAATCTTACCCAGCCACAATTGTCGGAGTATATAAAGCTGGGCGATGAACTCGCCTTTGCCGAGGCCATCAGGCGATATCACAAAACCTTTCTGTTTACAGCCTATCAAATGTTAAAAGACCTTGAATGGGCCCAGGATGTGGTGCAGGATTTCTATGTAGATTTTTGGGATAAAAAGAGATATCTGCATGTAAAAGGGGATTTTAAGGGATATACCTACATGTCTATAAGAAATAACTGCCTGCTTTTATTGAAAAGGAAAAAAAATGACCCGGTTAGTTATAGGGTCGATGAGGAATTTCTCAATATTGCTGAAACACCAATAGAAGGAGCTTCTACTTCCAGGAAAATTGACATTCCTAAATTATGGAAGGCACTTACTGATCAGCAAAGAAAAGTTGTAGAATTGTTTATCCTGAAAGATCTTAAAAGAAAAGAGGCCGCAGACATCATGGGCGTCAGCGATAATACTGCAAAAACGCACCTGAGCAATGCCATGAAAATACTTCGTGAACAGTTGGGCGTGACTAATACTACGCTGTTTCTGGCAATCATATTAAATCTCTTTTATTAA
- a CDS encoding JAB domain-containing protein has protein sequence MKTKNCCHPSSHFNIPQVKLSYKTKVNISERPFIRGSLSAGKFLLSTWDKNTLELQETCRVMLLSHSHRILGIYDSTIGNGASCIIDIRHIFATALLANAAAIIVAHNHPSGNLKPSRADEAICNKLIKAGRYLDIAVLDFIIITRGKFLSFADNKLMESVQIYDSVLDEQEEQISRDCIESQSGLPDLEDTSKVTKHLHELATSVKQIPHLLKASPRSLKVEPHNRRSRSKCTFRPPPGRTTSKIRLTGNWLQKSGFHCNSRVSVLPMERMLIVIPE, from the coding sequence ATGAAAACTAAAAACTGCTGCCATCCCTCCAGCCATTTTAATATTCCTCAGGTAAAACTTTCCTATAAAACTAAGGTCAACATATCGGAACGTCCTTTTATAAGGGGATCATTAAGTGCCGGAAAGTTTTTATTATCAACCTGGGATAAAAATACACTTGAGTTGCAGGAAACATGTAGGGTAATGCTTTTGTCTCACTCACATCGAATACTCGGCATTTATGACTCAACCATCGGAAACGGCGCTTCTTGTATTATTGATATACGTCATATTTTTGCTACTGCTTTACTGGCTAATGCTGCTGCTATTATTGTTGCACATAATCATCCGTCAGGCAATTTGAAACCAAGCAGGGCTGACGAAGCCATTTGTAATAAATTAATTAAAGCCGGCAGATATCTGGATATTGCTGTTCTGGATTTTATAATAATTACGCGGGGCAAGTTTCTATCATTTGCTGATAATAAACTAATGGAAAGTGTCCAGATTTATGATAGTGTTTTGGATGAACAGGAAGAACAGATCTCCCGGGATTGTATTGAAAGTCAATCAGGGTTACCGGATTTGGAAGATACATCAAAGGTTACCAAACACCTGCATGAGTTAGCAACATCTGTTAAACAGATTCCGCATTTATTAAAGGCATCACCTCGCAGTCTAAAGGTAGAACCTCATAATCGAAGAAGCCGGTCCAAATGTACATTTCGTCCCCCGCCCGGTCGTACGACCAGCAAAATAAGATTAACCGGCAATTGGCTACAGAAGTCGGGCTTTCACTGTAACAGCCGGGTATCAGTTTTACCAATGGAGCGTATGTTGATAGTAATTCCGGAATAA
- a CDS encoding helix-turn-helix domain-containing protein yields MPEKVHHGKNIKRFREMLDIKQEALALELGAEWTQRKISLLEQKETIEPEVLQQIAKALKVPVKAIENFTENGAVNYFNSFHDQSLSHSNGAFGASHCTFNPLEKYIETVEDNKKLYDALLKEKDEKIALLERILTDRK; encoded by the coding sequence ATGCCAGAAAAAGTACACCATGGAAAAAACATTAAACGTTTCCGGGAGATGCTGGATATAAAACAGGAGGCTTTGGCACTTGAATTGGGAGCTGAATGGACGCAACGAAAAATATCTTTGTTGGAACAAAAAGAAACAATAGAGCCAGAAGTGTTGCAACAGATAGCTAAGGCGTTAAAAGTACCTGTAAAGGCCATCGAGAATTTTACAGAAAATGGCGCTGTTAACTATTTCAATTCGTTTCATGATCAAAGTTTAAGTCATAGCAATGGTGCTTTTGGGGCTAGCCATTGCACTTTTAATCCGCTGGAAAAGTACATTGAAACAGTAGAAGACAATAAAAAATTATATGATGCTTTGTTGAAAGAGAAAGACGAAAAGATTGCGTTACTTGAAAGAATACTAACCGATAGAAAATAA